The following DNA comes from Halobacillus litoralis.
CGGCAGATGGCCGTAACGACTAAACTTTTCCCGACATTGGATGCCGTTCCCTGGACCATGATTCCTTTCATAGAATTCTTCCTTTCTTGATTTGCGGATAGCTAAACTCCATCTTCACAGCACGATCGGCTTTTTTCACGAGTTGTTGATGAAGCTTCCCTATTAACTGCAGAAATTCTTGAATCGCTGGTTCAAATTTCATTGCATCCGAGAACAGATCATTTGATACTAAGATAAGATGTTCAGTACTCTGCATCATTTTCTCGACCTCTGTCACCATTCGTGTAACCAGTTCATCCATCGTTTCCGATTCTATTTTCTCCATCCATTCGTTGGCTGTCCATGTCGTGACACAATCAAGCAAAACTGTTCCCCTTTGCTGAAGTTTGATAGAGGATGGACGAGTAGGACGCTCAAAAACGATCCATTGCTGCGGAGCCTCTTTTCGTGCCTTCTTATGCTTTATAATCCGTTCATTCATTTCTTCATCTGTATTGACGCTCGTAGCTATGTAGTAAAGAGAGTCGGTCTGGGAATGGGAATGGGCAGCAAGCTTTTCTGCATATGTACTTTTTCCGCTTCGTACGCCGCCGATGATCAGGGTAAGCATAGAGAACTCCACCTTTCGAGAGAGGATAAGAGGCGTTCATTCTCCTCTGTTCGTTTAATCGCTAACCGCACAAACCTTCCATCAAGAGAGGGAAAATTATAGGTATGCCTTACGATGACCCCATTCTTCAGCAAAAACTCAATCATCTGCTTCGTATCTTCATGAAAGGGATCCTTCATTAAAAAGTAATTGGTTTGGGTCCTCATAGGCTGGTACCCCAGCTCTTTAAGCTTCAGAAAAAGAGATTGCTTCTCAACAGAAATCGCTTCTGCAGTCTGTTGTCGGAAACCAGAGGCATCTAAACAATACAATCCCGCCTCTTCAGCAAATGCATTGACACTCCAAGTTGGCTGGTACGTTTTCATCTGTTTGATCAGGGAGGGATTCCCCAGCACATATCCGAGTCGCAAACCAGGAATAGCAAACATTTTCGTCAGTGATCGAAGGAGAATGACATTTGAGTTTTCCAAAACACTCGGAGAATAGAACGATTCATCTATCACAAAGTCGTGGAATGCTTCATCTATCAATACGACGATTCCTTTTTGTTCACATCGGCAGATCAGATCCCGTAAGACGAGTGGATGGTACATGGCTCCTGTCGGATTATTTGGATGACATAGAAAGAGGACGTCAATCTTCTCCAGATAGGATTCATAATCCGATTGGTGTAAGGCAAACTGATACTGCTCTTCTAACATGATCGGATAAATCGTGCATCCGTAGGCTTGACACGCCTTTTGGTACTCAGAAAATGTCGGCTGGACAACCCCTATATGCTTGCCTTGCCATAATTGAGCAAATAGATATATCAGTTCGGATGCACCATTGCCTAGCAACACGTTGTCTAACGATACCTCATGGTGTTCGGCTAGTCTTTGATGCAAGCGCTCACTGTCTGGGTCAGGGTAACTATGAATTTTTCCGAGAATTTTTTCTAAATGGGATATTAATCCCTCCGGCGAACCAAATGGATTGGTATTTACGCTGAAATCAAGCAATGACGTTGGTGGTTCCGCATTCATTTTATTATAAAGTTTAGTTGGATTCGCTCCATGTGATGGCCAATTCAATTCCGATTCCTCCTAACCATAGTAATAACATCCACATCCAGACCGTAATAGCTAAAAGATGGTTCACCTGTTCGATATGATAAGCAGCTGGGGATCTCAAGGCTTTTCCAATCTTCGGTCGTTCTGATTTTTCGCCAAAATAATAATTTATCCCCCCTAATTGCACCCCCAGAAGTAAAGCAGTCGCCGCTTCTCCCCAACCGCTGTTTGGGCTTGGATGACGCCGCGCCTGCACGGGAAGTTCCTGAAACAGCTTCTGTTTTTCTTTTATAGAAAAAGATGAAAAAAGAATCATCACAAAAGCAGTTAGCCGACTTGGAATCAAGTTAAAAAGATCATCCAATTTGGCAGAGACAAACCCAAAATCCTTAAAACGCTCATTTCTGTAGCCCACCATGGAGTCACAGGTGTTGATTGCGCGATAGGCAATGGCAAGAGGGGCTCCTCCGATCAGGGCATAAAATAGCGGGGCTGTTACCCCATCGCTAATGTTCTCTGCCACTGTTTCTACTGTCCCTCTTACAATCTGAGGCTCTTCTAAATGATCGGTGTCACGCCCGACGATATAGGATAAATACTTTCTCGCTCTCGGAAGGTCCCCTTTCTTTAATGGACGATACACTTCCATTGCAGCTTGACGAAGTCCTTTTTCAGCAATGGTCGTCCAAATGAGTACAGCTTCCAATCCAATTGCTGCATAGTGATTCCAATCGAATAACTGCTCAACCATCACAAAACTACTGAAAAAACAGATTCCGATGACGAGAACAGCCATAAATCCACCTTTGACTATTCTGCCTCCCCCTTGGTTCCAAACTTTTTCTAAATACGATATCAGCTTCCCCATTCCTATGACTGGGTGAGGTATTCCTTTTGGATCACCAAACAATCGATCTAATCCATATGCAAGCGTAATGGCAATCAAGTGAGATAGCATCAGGCCTCACCTCGTCGTTTTAAATAGCGTTCAATCGCAAGCTTTGTCGTGTCAAACACAGCCCTGCCTATCACCCTTCCTAAAGGGGAAATGGAACCACCATATTCTAGTCTCTTACCTTGCTGGGTGCTTCCGATTAATGTACTGTCCGTCGATGTTCCGGTCGCAAGCGTCCCAGATACATCATCCCGAATATTAAGCTCCACCATTGCTTTCACCTTAGCCTCTGTTGCTGTCATCACCGATTGCACGTAAGCCTGCTCTGACAAATCACCATCTACGAAAATCCACGTGTTGATCGTTCCTGGTACAGCTTGTTGAATATGCTGATTTGCGTGGATCACATCTACGGCATTGCTTGTACCTGCTGTCACTACTACGAGCACTCGGAATCCGTCACCCTCTATGACTTTATCACAGACATCTTCGACCATCGCTGCGGTCATCATTCCTAGCGTCTCATATGTCTGATAGCCTTGTTCATCCGCATAATCTTCGAGGTACGCAACAGGATTTTCACAATTAAATGACTGGTCGACATGAAGATTGATAAAATGGCGGTACCATCCGAATCCTGGGTGCAATACTGCAGAAGAATAACATTTCAAGGGTGATGGACTATGGTAATAAACTCGATCAGAACAGATATCAAGATAGTTGGGGTCTACACTTACTTTTTCTATGTTACCTGTATAAGAAGGTACGACATTCGTGAGAGGTTTAGAGAAATAAGGGTGAGCATGAACGTTAATGCTCGACTGGTAAACTTCAGATAACTTAGTCCCCTCCAATACTTTTTCCGGGGTATGGAATGCTCTTACTCGCCCCTCTTCTAAAAGCAGGAGTCGATCACAATACAGGCTGGCCAGATTCAAGTCGTGGAAAATCGCAATGACTGTCAGGCTTTCTTGAATGGACATCTCCTTTAACGCGTCTAACATGTTTTTTTGATAACTGAAATCCAAATGATTGGTCGGCTCGTCCAATAACAGGATTTGAGGCTGTTGAGCCAGCGCCTGGGCCAGGAATACTCGCTGTCGTTCCCCGCCACTCAAAGATAGCAGTAATTTATTACGAAATCGCTTTATACCTGTTTGCTCCATTACTTTATCTACAATGTTGTAATCCTCAACCTTCCAATGTTTAAATAGCCCTTTCTGATAAGGGTACCGCCCCATTAATACCGTCTGCTCGACACTGAAGGAAAAGGATAGTTGATGATGTTGCGGGAGTACGGCCATTTCCCTGGCCATTTCCTTAGATGTCAAAGCATCTGCCGCACGTCCATCAATGAGAATTTCCCCACGTACTTTAGAAAGAGTTTGATTTAAAGCTTTTAAAAGAGTTGTTTTCCCGCTCCCATTAGGACCGATGATGCCCAATACTTCTCCTTTTTGAACCAAAAAGGAAACATCACGTAAAATATCTTTTTCATAGCCCGCGTAAAGATGATTGACCTCAATCATTCCGATTGTCCTCCTCTCCGTCGTCTAACTAAAATAAAGGCAAACATCGGGGCTCCAATTAAGGCTGTCACAACTCCTATCGGCATTTCCGATGGAGATATGATCGTACGAGCAAATAGATCAGCCAAGATTAAAAAGGTACTGCCGTTTAAGATACAAAGTGGAATCAAATGACGATGGTCACTTCCGAAAAGTTTCCGACAAATATGAGGAATAACGAGTCCGACAAATCCTATTGTTCCGGAAACTGCGACTGCTGCCCCTGTTAAAATCGATGCACCGATTAATACCATATACTTCTGACGTTCTACATTGACACCTAACTGCTTGGCGCGTTCTTCTCCAAATGTCATCGCATTCAATTCTTGCCCTGTTACCATCAGAAGAAGGACTCCCACCACGAAGAATGGAAGCATCAGATAAACATAGTCCCATCCGCGCATTCCCACACTTCCTAAAAGCCAGTTCACAATTTGCCGGAGCTCTTCTCCCGTCAGTGAAATCATTAACGAGATCAGTGACCCTAAGAAGGAACTGAAGATGATCCCGGTTAAAATAATCGTCGTCATTGACATGGAACGGTCGACTAATCTAGTAAAGCTGACGACAAGAACAATCGTTGCTATCGCAGCTAAAATGCTTACAGCCGGCAAGGTAAATCCGCCTGCAAAGGGAAGAGTGATTCCTAAAAACAGCACAGCCACAGCTCCGACTGAGGCACCGGAAGAAACTCCTAGTGTATAAGGATCAGCGAGTGGGTTTTTCAACAGTCCTTGAAAGACTGCACCTGCTAAGGCCAATGCCCCGCCAACAAGCGCAGCCAGGATCACTCTAGGCAGTCGGATATTAAGAATGATCGCTTTCTGCATGTCATCGATGCCTTCTGTCATATGTAAAAAAGGAAGCAATTGTTCACCTATAATGCGAGCAATAACCTCAAATGAGATCGATACGCTTCCTATCGATGTTCCTAGAAACATACAAAACACTAAAACTAATAAGCTAGCACTATATTGAAACGATTTATTCACTGAAAACTTCTGGATAGATAGCTTCTCCAAGTTCCCTTACCCCTTTAACTAAACGAGGCCCCGGACGTGTGACAAGATCCGAATGGACATCATAGACCTGCTCTTTTTCAACAGCTGGAACAGAACCCCATCCATCACGACTCAACACCTTTTTCTTCGAGTTCTCTGTATAATAGCCATACGTTGTAATAATAACTTCTGGCTGTAATTCAACAATCGCCTCGTTATTCATTTTGAACCAATCTTCTTGGTCACCGACTACGTTATCCGCGTTGATG
Coding sequences within:
- a CDS encoding bifunctional adenosylcobinamide kinase/adenosylcobinamide-phosphate guanylyltransferase; translation: MLTLIIGGVRSGKSTYAEKLAAHSHSQTDSLYYIATSVNTDEEMNERIIKHKKARKEAPQQWIVFERPTRPSSIKLQQRGTVLLDCVTTWTANEWMEKIESETMDELVTRMVTEVEKMMQSTEHLILVSNDLFSDAMKFEPAIQEFLQLIGKLHQQLVKKADRAVKMEFSYPQIKKGRIL
- the cobD gene encoding threonine-phosphate decarboxylase CobD; protein product: MNWPSHGANPTKLYNKMNAEPPTSLLDFSVNTNPFGSPEGLISHLEKILGKIHSYPDPDSERLHQRLAEHHEVSLDNVLLGNGASELIYLFAQLWQGKHIGVVQPTFSEYQKACQAYGCTIYPIMLEEQYQFALHQSDYESYLEKIDVLFLCHPNNPTGAMYHPLVLRDLICRCEQKGIVVLIDEAFHDFVIDESFYSPSVLENSNVILLRSLTKMFAIPGLRLGYVLGNPSLIKQMKTYQPTWSVNAFAEEAGLYCLDASGFRQQTAEAISVEKQSLFLKLKELGYQPMRTQTNYFLMKDPFHEDTKQMIEFLLKNGVIVRHTYNFPSLDGRFVRLAIKRTEENERLLSSLERWSSLCLP
- the cbiB gene encoding adenosylcobinamide-phosphate synthase CbiB, encoding MLSHLIAITLAYGLDRLFGDPKGIPHPVIGMGKLISYLEKVWNQGGGRIVKGGFMAVLVIGICFFSSFVMVEQLFDWNHYAAIGLEAVLIWTTIAEKGLRQAAMEVYRPLKKGDLPRARKYLSYIVGRDTDHLEEPQIVRGTVETVAENISDGVTAPLFYALIGGAPLAIAYRAINTCDSMVGYRNERFKDFGFVSAKLDDLFNLIPSRLTAFVMILFSSFSIKEKQKLFQELPVQARRHPSPNSGWGEAATALLLGVQLGGINYYFGEKSERPKIGKALRSPAAYHIEQVNHLLAITVWMWMLLLWLGGIGIELAITWSESN
- a CDS encoding adenosylcobinamide amidohydrolase, translating into MIEVNHLYAGYEKDILRDVSFLVQKGEVLGIIGPNGSGKTTLLKALNQTLSKVRGEILIDGRAADALTSKEMAREMAVLPQHHQLSFSFSVEQTVLMGRYPYQKGLFKHWKVEDYNIVDKVMEQTGIKRFRNKLLLSLSGGERQRVFLAQALAQQPQILLLDEPTNHLDFSYQKNMLDALKEMSIQESLTVIAIFHDLNLASLYCDRLLLLEEGRVRAFHTPEKVLEGTKLSEVYQSSINVHAHPYFSKPLTNVVPSYTGNIEKVSVDPNYLDICSDRVYYHSPSPLKCYSSAVLHPGFGWYRHFINLHVDQSFNCENPVAYLEDYADEQGYQTYETLGMMTAAMVEDVCDKVIEGDGFRVLVVVTAGTSNAVDVIHANQHIQQAVPGTINTWIFVDGDLSEQAYVQSVMTATEAKVKAMVELNIRDDVSGTLATGTSTDSTLIGSTQQGKRLEYGGSISPLGRVIGRAVFDTTKLAIERYLKRRGEA
- a CDS encoding FecCD family ABC transporter permease; the protein is MEKLSIQKFSVNKSFQYSASLLVLVFCMFLGTSIGSVSISFEVIARIIGEQLLPFLHMTEGIDDMQKAIILNIRLPRVILAALVGGALALAGAVFQGLLKNPLADPYTLGVSSGASVGAVAVLFLGITLPFAGGFTLPAVSILAAIATIVLVVSFTRLVDRSMSMTTIILTGIIFSSFLGSLISLMISLTGEELRQIVNWLLGSVGMRGWDYVYLMLPFFVVGVLLLMVTGQELNAMTFGEERAKQLGVNVERQKYMVLIGASILTGAAVAVSGTIGFVGLVIPHICRKLFGSDHRHLIPLCILNGSTFLILADLFARTIISPSEMPIGVVTALIGAPMFAFILVRRRRGGQSE